TGCGCTCGGCGACCTTGGGGCCGACGCCCGGCGTGCGCGACACCGCAGCCTTGTCGCGCAGCGCAATCGCATTCGCAAGATCGGAAGGCTGCAGCGTACCGAGCACTGCGAGCGCGACCTTGGCGCCGACGCCCTGCACGGTCTGGAGCAGGCGAAACCATTCGCGCTCCTGGTCGGTGCGAAAGCCGAACAATTTGATCTGGTCCTCGCGGACATAGGTCTCGATCGCGAGCACCGCGGCTTCACCCGGCGACGGCAGATGCTGCAGCGTGCGCGTCGAGCAATGCACCTGGTAGCCGACGCCGCCGACGTCGAGGATGACGAAATCCTCGCCGTAGGAATCGATCAGGCCCTTGAGCTTGCCGATCATACGCCCACCACCTTCAGCCGCAGGGCGGCGCTTTGGCGGTGATGGGCGTGGGTGATGGCGATGGCGAGGGCGTCGGCGGCGTCCGCCGACGGCGGCTCGGCCTTGGGCAGCAGGATCTTCAGCATCACTGCGATCTGGTTCTTGTCGGCGTGACCGGCGCCGACCACGGTCTTCTTGACCTGGTTGGGCGCGTATTCGGCCACCGAAATGCCGAACATTGCGGGCGCCAGCATGGCGACGCCGCGGGCTTGGCCGAGCTTCAGGGTCGCGACACCGTCCTTGTTGACGAAGGTCTGCTCGACGGCGGCTTCCATCGGCTTGTGGTGGGAGAGCACGGCAGCGAGCCCCTCATGGATCGCGAGCAACCGGCTCGACAGCGGCAGGCCCTCCGGCGGTTCCACCGAGCCGCAGGCGACGTAGACGAGGCGATTGCCGTCGGCCTCGATCACGCCCCAACCGGTGCGGCGCAGGCCGGGGTCGATGCCGAGGATGCGGACGGGATGACGAATCGGGAGCGCGGTCATGGGCCAGTGATAGCGGCTGGCTGCTGTGGGGGAAACAGAAACGGAACGAAAATCCCCGGGGAAGTATGGTCTCGTGCCCCGGGCGCAGCGCAGTGCGCAGCAGTGCGCTGCTGAACCGGGGCCCATGTTGCCGCCGGCACAAGAAGCGCCGCCGTGGGTCCCGGCCCTGCACCGCAGCGTTTCACGCAGCGGTGCGTCCGGGACACGAGAGCGCGCCCTACCCGCCCATCTTCGCCATCAGCGCGTCCGAAATCTCGAAGTTGGCGTAGACGTTCTGGACGTCGTCGTGCTCGTTGAGCAGGTCCATCAGCTTGAGCAGCTTCTCGCCGGTCTCGTCGTCGACGGCGACCGTGTTCTGCGGCTTCCAGATCAGCGCGGCCTTGCGCGGCTCGCCGAACTTCGCCTCGAGCGCCTTGGCCACATCGCGGTAGCTTTCGGTCGAGGCGTAGATCTCGTGGCCGTTCTCGCCCGAGATGACGTCATCGGCGCCGGCCTCGATCGCGGCATCGAGCATCGCATCGTCGGAAGCGACGCTGCGGTCATATTCGATGATGCCGGTGCGATCGAACATGAAGGACACCGAGCCGGTTTCGCCGAGATTTCCGCCGGATTTGGTGAAGAAAGAGCGGATGTCGGAGGCCGCGCGGTTGCGGTTGTCGGTCAGCGCCTCGACGATGACGGCGACGCCGCCGGGGCCATAACCCTCGTAGCGGATCTCGTCATAGTTCTCGCCGTCACTGCCGAGCGCCTTCTTGATCGCGCGCTCGATATTGTCCTTCGGCATGTTCTCCTGGCGCGCCGCGATCACGGCCGCGCGCAGGCGCGGGTTCATGTTGGGATCGGGTGTGCCGAGCTTGGCCGCGACGGTGATTTCGCGGGC
This region of Bradyrhizobium sp. CCGUVB1N3 genomic DNA includes:
- the ruvC gene encoding crossover junction endodeoxyribonuclease RuvC; the encoded protein is MTALPIRHPVRILGIDPGLRRTGWGVIEADGNRLVYVACGSVEPPEGLPLSSRLLAIHEGLAAVLSHHKPMEAAVEQTFVNKDGVATLKLGQARGVAMLAPAMFGISVAEYAPNQVKKTVVGAGHADKNQIAVMLKILLPKAEPPSADAADALAIAITHAHHRQSAALRLKVVGV
- a CDS encoding YebC/PmpR family DNA-binding transcriptional regulator, with the protein product MAGHSQFKNIMHRKGRQDAQKSKLFGKLAREITVAAKLGTPDPNMNPRLRAAVIAARQENMPKDNIERAIKKALGSDGENYDEIRYEGYGPGGVAVIVEALTDNRNRAASDIRSFFTKSGGNLGETGSVSFMFDRTGIIEYDRSVASDDAMLDAAIEAGADDVISGENGHEIYASTESYRDVAKALEAKFGEPRKAALIWKPQNTVAVDDETGEKLLKLMDLLNEHDDVQNVYANFEISDALMAKMGG
- the ruvA gene encoding Holliday junction branch migration protein RuvA, with protein sequence MIGKLKGLIDSYGEDFVILDVGGVGYQVHCSTRTLQHLPSPGEAAVLAIETYVREDQIKLFGFRTDQEREWFRLLQTVQGVGAKVALAVLGTLQPSDLANAIALRDKAAVSRTPGVGPKVAERIVTELKDKAPAFANVDPAVVHLAGTVDDQRAPRPVADAISALVNLGYGQPQAAAAIATASRNAGENAETAQLIRLGLKELSK